The Streptomyces sp. NBC_01439 genome contains the following window.
TCGGGTTCCTCGTCGTAGGCCTCGGGCGTGGACAGCCGGGTGTTCAGCGCCTCCAGGCGGTCCTCGGTGATGCCGATGCCTTCGTCCACGACGGACAGCACCACGTCGCCGGCGCCCTCCAGCCAGCAGGACACCTTCACCTTGACCTCCGGCGGGGAGAACGTGGTCGCGTTCTCCAACAGCTCGGCCAGTACGTGTGAGATGTCGTCGGCGGCGTGGCCCGCGACCTGGGTGTACGAAGGCAGCGCGGCGAGGTCGACGCGCTCGTAGCGCTCGATCTCGCTGACGGCGGCCCGCATCACGTCGACCAGCGGCACCGGCAGGCCCTGCCCGTGTCCGTGCTCCTGCCCGGCGAGGACCAGCAGGTTCTCGTTGTGGCGGCGCATCACGGTCGCCAGGTGGTCCAGCTTGAAGAGGGTCGCCAGCCTGTCTGGGTCCTGTTCCTTGGACTCCAGTTCCTCGATGACCGCGAGCTGGCGCTCCACGAGGCCCAGGGTCCGCAGCGACAGCGAGACGGAGGTCGTCGACATGATGCGCCGGTGCTCCTCCAGCCCCGCCCGCAGCGTCTTCAGTTCTTCTTCCAGCACGTCCCGGGCGGCGGCCAGCGCCTCGCTGCGGCCGATGATCCGGCGCCGGTCGGCGTCGAGCCCGGCGATCCGGGTGTGCAGGGAGACCGTCTGGTCGCGCACCGCGTTCAGGTGGCGCACGACCTCGGCGAACTCGTCGTTGCGGCCCGTGAACCGCACCGGTTCCACCGAGCCCTCCGGCGTGGCCAGCCGCTCCGCGCCGCGGCGCAGGACCGACAGCGGCCGGGTCAGCGACCGCGCCACGGCGGTCGAGATGCCGACGGCGAGCAGGAACAGCACGCCCATGAACGCGATCACGAGTTCGAGCCGGGTCACGTCGTCGTCGCGCAGCGCGGCCAGGGCGGAGGCCCGTTCACTCGCGAGGGTGGCCTCCACGGTGCGCATGCGGTCGATGCGGGCGGTCAGCGCGGTGCCGACGGCGGCCCCGTCGGACTTGCGGTCGGCGGGCGTGAGGGTGGGCCGGTCGGTGAGCCGCTTGAGGAAGTCGTCGGCCGTCTTGACCTCGGGTCCGGTGACGGTGGCGGCCAGGGTCTGGCGCACGTCGGGCCGCGCGGCCCGGGCGAAGTCGTCGAGGGCGGCCTGCTCGCGCACGCGCGCCCGCTGGGCGGCGGCGGTGAGTTCGTCGACCACGGCCGAGTTGGGGGGCTGGTCGCCGCGGGGGACGGCCAGTGCGGCGAGCAGCAGTCCGCGGGTGGCCGAGGCCTGTTCCACGGCCTGTCCCAGCGGGGCCAGCGGACGGGTGGTGGTGAGCGCGGCCTCGGCGCGCGGCGGGGTCAGCTCGGCGAGCCGGTCGTTCGGGGCGAGGAGTTCCGCGATGACCCCGGCGTAGGCCTGGTGGACGGCGAGGGCGCTGCCCTTGCCGTCGACGGCCTCGGCGCGGACGGTCCGTACGCGGGCGAGGGCCCGGGCGGTCGCCTCGTCGGCCTCGGCCTGGACCTCGGCGAGCTGCCGGTCGGTCCCGGCGATGCGTTCCTGGACGGGCCCCTTGGCCGCGCCGGGCCGGCCCTTCGCGGCGTACTCGACGACCGCGTCACGCTCGTCACCGAGGAGGTGCGTGAGGGTGAGGGTCTGCCGGGTCTGATCCGCGAGGGTGACCAGGTGCTGGGAGTCGTTCAGTTCCCTCGAGGCGGAGACGACGGCGGGCGCGCCTGCCACGAGGACGGTGAGGCCGGCGACAGCCACGCCGATGACCAGCCTGCGGCGCACGCGGACGCGGCGTCCTGCGGGGGCCGGGCCGTCGGCGGCGGTGCCGTTCTTCCGAGACCGCTTCTTCTGCACCGGTGCTCGCAATCCTGTACGTGTGCTCTTGATCGTCTACTCGTGTGGCCGAGGTAACGGCCGGTCAACAAGTAAACGCCCCCTGCTCCCTCGTACCGCCTCAGACCTTTGCAGCGTGCTGGGAAGAGAGCCGCACATCGCCCAACCGGCCACCCGAACGAGTGAACATCACGGATGAGTTGCCGACCAACTCGGGCACCCCGTGCCGGGGCGCCTCCATGGACAGGTGGTTGAAAGATCGATGCGGGCTTTGGCAGGATGCCCGCCCACACGACCGACCCGCCGTCCCGGCACCCGCCGCCCGCCCCGGGCGGCCGGCGGGTGGAGCCGCCCCGGCGCACCCGATTTGGTACGGACCTACCCGCACCCGCGGCCTCCCGCGCGGCAGAATGCGGACATGCGCATCGACCTCGCCTCGGCCCCCGGTCACCAGGAACGCCCCAATGAGGACTGGGTGTCGGCCGCGATCCCCGCTTCGGGAGGAGGCGTCCTGGTGCTCCTGGACGGCGTCACCCCGCCGCAGGGCGACGACGGATGCGTGCACGGAGTGCCCTGGTTCGCGGCCCGCCTCGGCGGCCGATTGACCGAACTGTCCGGATCGCGGCGGGACATGCGGCTCGATCAGGTTCTGGCCGAGTCCGTCCGCGCCACGGCCGACGCCCACCGCGACACCTGTGACCTTTCTCACGCACGCACCCCGCAGGCAACGGTCGTCGTGGTCCGCTGGGACGCGCAGTACGTGGAACACCTCGTCCTCTCGGACTCCGTGCTGCTCCTGCAGGCGCCCGACGGCGAGGTGACGGCGGTGCTCGACGACCGGCTGGACCGGGTTCCACGGGAAGTACTGGGCTCGGTGGCCGCGACGGACGCCCTGCGCAACGCGGAGGGCGGCTTCTTCACGGCGGCCGCGGACCCGGCGGTGGCGGCCCGGGCGCTTGTGGGGCGCACCCCGCGCGGGCGGGTGCGGGCGGTGGCCGCGCTCACGGACGGGGCGAGCCGGTGGACCGACACCTTCGGGCAGGGCGACTGGGCGGACTGTCTGGCGGTGCTGCGGAAAGAGGGGGCGCAGGGCCTGATCGGCCGGGTGCGCGCCATCGAGTCCGGCGCGAAGCGCCCGTCGGCGGCCCGGTCCAAGCGGCACGACGACGCGTCAGCGGTCTACGCGGAGCTCTGAACTGCCCCGACCCCCCGGCGGCCCCGCGCACGGGCGTCCGTGCGCACGGGTGGTCCCTGCGCCGCCCTACTCCGCGCCCGCGTTCAACTGGTTCAGCAGCCGGGCCAGTTCCGCCACCTCGCCGCGGTCCCAGTCGGCGAGCTTGCGCATGTACCGCTCGCGGCGCGCTCCGCGGACCCGCAGGAACCGCTCCCGGCCCTCCTCCGTGAGGCCGACCAGGGAGGCCCGGCCGTCTGCGGGGTCCGGCTCGCGGGCCACCAGGCCGAGCACCTCCAGGGCCCGCAGCTGCCGACTCATGGTGGCCTTGCCGACCCCGAAGTAGGCGGCGAGCTCGGTGGCCCGCTGCCGGCCGGCCGCTTCCAGGCGTACGAGGAGCCCGTACGCGGCGGGCTCCAGCTCGGGGTGGAGCTCGCGGGCCATCTCGCCCGAAGAGGCCCGGGCCCGCCGGAGGAAGACGGACAGCTCCCGCTCCAGGGCAAGGAACTCCTGGTCTTCGCTCCCGTGCACGTCCCGCTCCTTCGATGCTGTGTGGCACCCACGTGGATGCGGGGCCAGTATTTCGCAGTGGGTGTGCCGACGGCCTGGTACCCCGCCGGAGCGGGACACCGGGCCGCGTGCACGGGTCAGGCCGCCGCGACGACCGCGGCCTCCGCCCGGGCCAGGGCGAGCTCCAGGACCTGGCGCACGTCCGTCACCGGGTGCACCTCCAGCTTCTCCAGCACCTCGGCCGGGACGTCGTCCAGGTCGGCCTCGTTGCGCTTGGGGATGATGACGGTGGTCAGTCCGGCCCGGTGCGCCGCCAGCAGCTTCTGCTTCACCCCGCCGATGGGCAGGACGCGCCCGGTCAGCGAGACCTCGCCGGTCATGGCCACGTCCGTGCGCACCTGCCGCCCGGAGAGCAGCGAGGCGAGGGCGGTGGTCATGGTGATGCCCGCGCTCGGGCCGTCCTTGGGCACGGCGCCCGCCGGGAAGTGGATGTGCACGCCCCGGTCCTTCAGGTCGGCGACCGGGAGCTCCAGTTCGGCGCCGTGGGAGCGCAGGAAGCTCAGGGCGATCTGCGCCGACTCCTTCATGACGTCGCCGAGCTGGCCGGTGAGGGTCAGGCCGGCCGCGCCCGTTTCCGGGTCGGCCAGCGAGGCCTCCACGAACAGCACGTCGCCGCCCGCGCCGGTGACCGCGAGGCCGGTGGCCACGCCGGGGACGGCGGTGCGCCGCTCGGCCGGGTCCTGGGCGGACTCCGGTACGTGGTGCGGGCGCCCGATCAGGGCCCGCAGGTCGTCGGCGCCGATGCTCAGGGGCAGCTCCCGCTCGCCCAGTTCGTGCTGCGAGGCGACCTTGCGCAGCAGGCGGGCGAGGGACCGCTCCAGGGTGCGTACGCCCGCCTCGCGGGTGTACTCCCCGGCCAGCTTGCGCAGGGCGTCCTCCTCCAGGACCACCTCGTCGGAGCCGAGCCCGGCCCGCTCCAGTTGGCGCGGCAGCAGGTGGTCGCGGGCGATGACGACCTTCTCGTCCTCGGTGTACCCGTCGAGCCGGACGAGCTCCATCCGGTCGGCCAGGGCCTCGGGGATGGCCTCCATGACGTTGGCGGTGGCCAGGAAGACGACGTCGCTGAGGTCCAGTTCCACCTCCAGGTAGTGGTCGCGGAAGGTGTGGTTCTGTGCCGGGTCGAGGACCTCCAGCAGGGCGGCCGCCGGGTCTCCCCGGAAGTCGGAGCCCACCTTGTCGATCTCGTCGAGGAGGACCACCGGGTTCATCGAGCCGGCTTCCTTGATCGCCCGGACGATCCGGCCGGGGAGGGCGCCGACGTAGGTGCGGCGGTGGCCGCGGATCTCGGCTTCGTCGCGGACGCCGCCGAGGGCGACGCGGACGAACTTGCGGCCCATGGCGTGGGCCACGCTCTCGCCGAGCGAGGTCTTTCCGACACCGGGCGGACCCACGAGCGCGAGCACGGCGCCCCCTCGTCGGCCGCCGATGACGCCCATGCCGCGCTCGCCGCGCCGCTTGCGGACGGCGAGGTATTCGGTGATGCGGTCCTTCACGTCTCCGAGGCCGGCGTGCTCGGCGTCGAGCACGGCCCTGGCCCCCCGGATGTCGTACG
Protein-coding sequences here:
- a CDS encoding sensor histidine kinase; translation: MQKKRSRKNGTAADGPAPAGRRVRVRRRLVIGVAVAGLTVLVAGAPAVVSASRELNDSQHLVTLADQTRQTLTLTHLLGDERDAVVEYAAKGRPGAAKGPVQERIAGTDRQLAEVQAEADEATARALARVRTVRAEAVDGKGSALAVHQAYAGVIAELLAPNDRLAELTPPRAEAALTTTRPLAPLGQAVEQASATRGLLLAALAVPRGDQPPNSAVVDELTAAAQRARVREQAALDDFARAARPDVRQTLAATVTGPEVKTADDFLKRLTDRPTLTPADRKSDGAAVGTALTARIDRMRTVEATLASERASALAALRDDDVTRLELVIAFMGVLFLLAVGISTAVARSLTRPLSVLRRGAERLATPEGSVEPVRFTGRNDEFAEVVRHLNAVRDQTVSLHTRIAGLDADRRRIIGRSEALAAARDVLEEELKTLRAGLEEHRRIMSTTSVSLSLRTLGLVERQLAVIEELESKEQDPDRLATLFKLDHLATVMRRHNENLLVLAGQEHGHGQGLPVPLVDVMRAAVSEIERYERVDLAALPSYTQVAGHAADDISHVLAELLENATTFSPPEVKVKVSCWLEGAGDVVLSVVDEGIGITEDRLEALNTRLSTPEAYDEEPEAEHGLGLGLYVAGRLAARHGVTAELRTPRHGGTEALVVIPVTLLPTTPVVSPVHALAMPGGPALRLPGVIAEANENTLPVRRRGTHAAPDPDADAGPYVDADAEVATEAAAEAEPEAVTDAETETEAATEGLAEGLAEEPVVPVAVEPEPAPAPEPEPAPEPAVAAVPITLAEALAGPAVVAEAPAEPVPADQVFVAEPPAGDGPTPEEQLLARVVPDAEPAAPGVADPAEEIPTTAHTTAPVADVQEVEPEAEPHTHAPAEGNWLPRQSSHPADRAEAEGAVTDKGLPKRTPRTVPAKRPARADGPSEPPRRVDAEELRRRLGGFYQGAQDGRRVAAAELAQDQGSDHTPDQGPTERQGQSKTDRGDTAQEART
- a CDS encoding protein phosphatase 2C domain-containing protein — protein: MRIDLASAPGHQERPNEDWVSAAIPASGGGVLVLLDGVTPPQGDDGCVHGVPWFAARLGGRLTELSGSRRDMRLDQVLAESVRATADAHRDTCDLSHARTPQATVVVVRWDAQYVEHLVLSDSVLLLQAPDGEVTAVLDDRLDRVPREVLGSVAATDALRNAEGGFFTAAADPAVAARALVGRTPRGRVRAVAALTDGASRWTDTFGQGDWADCLAVLRKEGAQGLIGRVRAIESGAKRPSAARSKRHDDASAVYAEL
- a CDS encoding MarR family winged helix-turn-helix transcriptional regulator — its product is MHGSEDQEFLALERELSVFLRRARASSGEMARELHPELEPAAYGLLVRLEAAGRQRATELAAYFGVGKATMSRQLRALEVLGLVAREPDPADGRASLVGLTEEGRERFLRVRGARRERYMRKLADWDRGEVAELARLLNQLNAGAE
- the lon gene encoding endopeptidase La is translated as MASTSVTLTLPVLPLDDEVVLPGMVVPLDLSDAEVRAAVEAAQAAAGKSGSGKPRVLLVPRIDGTYAGTGVLGTVEQVGRLSGGDPGALIRGLGRVRIGAGTTGPGAALWVEGETVDETVPDPLPGAVTELVKEYKALATSWLKKRGAWQVVDRVQQIEGVSALADNSGYSPFLTVEQKVELLETADPVARLKLAVKALSDHLAEQDVAESIAKDVQDGVDKQQREFLLRRQLEAVRKELRELNGEKDGEESDDYRARVEAADLPEKVREAALKEVEKLERASDQSPEGSWIRTWLDTVLELPWNERTEDAYDIRGARAVLDAEHAGLGDVKDRITEYLAVRKRRGERGMGVIGGRRGGAVLALVGPPGVGKTSLGESVAHAMGRKFVRVALGGVRDEAEIRGHRRTYVGALPGRIVRAIKEAGSMNPVVLLDEIDKVGSDFRGDPAAALLEVLDPAQNHTFRDHYLEVELDLSDVVFLATANVMEAIPEALADRMELVRLDGYTEDEKVVIARDHLLPRQLERAGLGSDEVVLEEDALRKLAGEYTREAGVRTLERSLARLLRKVASQHELGERELPLSIGADDLRALIGRPHHVPESAQDPAERRTAVPGVATGLAVTGAGGDVLFVEASLADPETGAAGLTLTGQLGDVMKESAQIALSFLRSHGAELELPVADLKDRGVHIHFPAGAVPKDGPSAGITMTTALASLLSGRQVRTDVAMTGEVSLTGRVLPIGGVKQKLLAAHRAGLTTVIIPKRNEADLDDVPAEVLEKLEVHPVTDVRQVLELALARAEAAVVAAA